Within Osmia lignaria lignaria isolate PbOS001 chromosome 11, iyOsmLign1, whole genome shotgun sequence, the genomic segment TATCAACCCTGCGACCAATGAATTTGTACGATCTACAAAGATAAGTTAAAAtatcttcatttatttaaaatagaatacaagtgcatcgagtcgtgtttctggctattatttatatttaacttgttcttttttttatttctctcagTTTTTGCCGAAGAAAAGAAGACACTGTCTAGTAGACATTGCCCGGTTTTGTCTCTCGCTTGCCAACTGTCCCAGGTGTACGTGTCTGAGGATGAAGGCAAAAGGCCCAAGAAGACTCGAGGCGTGTGGCTGGCGCGTGCTGCTAGTCCTCGATTCCGTTTCCCCGCCCTTAAGTTGCTTCCGATCGTTGTCTGCCATAATCAGCATCACCACTGCCGCCGCCACCTCAACAGCCATGGTCACGCTTTTTAAACACGCGAACTGACCTTCCATGCCTTTATGCTTacgaaaaatttcatcgttacttcctttcttccctgctttttacaatttttgtcTACTCACGGCTACGTCATTTCTAACTGCAGGTTAGTATTGTTCGcaaagtataaatatttttttattttaagaaaatatagCCATTATTAAGATTTCTAAAATTCACATTGGGTACTTTCAATTTTCCAAGGGTGTATTACATGAATTTTTGAGTCGCTCAgtcttcaaagggttaaacatgTGAACCGAGCATGCACTTGTgcttatgaaaatttcattttacgttttttatttaatcaactATGCTATTGgaaaaatgataatagaatagTTATGGGGCAATTAAAATGATTGCTGATATTTAAACTATTCGTGGATGTTGAAAACAGAAGCTCGAGCTACTTGTCCACGAATTATGGAAATTCGAAGGATAAATTGTTTGTTCCTTTCGGCAATAATTTGCGTAAACGCGGTGATTTTCGAACCAGTCAAGAGATGATAGCAATTTGCAACTTTCAACTTACTTCCACTTCTCGCTGTCACGAATAGCTTTATAAAGTCAATGGAAATACATTCttacttataatttaatattccataaaaaaaaaaattttgaggCAAATTTTCGTGAGAAAACTTTGAAAGATTTTCTTTTAAACGAATttcttgaattattaaaaaaacaaaaagagacgaagaaaagggaagaaacAAAAGGGAGGttcgaaagaaaggaaagtgCAGACAATCGTAGGATGTAGTTCTATGTACTAATTTATAACATTCTGAAAGTTCGCAAGAACGAAACTCGTGGGCACGCGAGATTATACGGCAACGTTTGTTCCATTTGACACGGTAGATCATTGGCAAAAGCGGCTCCTTTGATAATTCTAAGGCGCGTTAGCATTTCTATGGCGTTGAATTGCTTCGGTTCGTTTTACTGTAGCGCCAAAAAATCTTTGGTATCGCGTCACCATTGTATTACATATTTTGGACAGGTTAGGACGTTTAACCATTTATCTCGTCATTGACGTTAATCAGAGCGGTTTCGGTCGTGGCCGAAATCTTCTTCTTCGATCTATATAATTCCGTTTGTCACGCGTGAGACATTTAGCATGCACATCttggataatttttaaattatgctttctacGAAAAATCGTACGATTTCAATGGAAACGTATGAAAGTCAAGATGCTCTTGTTCATTAAATCTTCATGatttctgatcaataaatattagCTACAATGTATTATATCCTAATGAGAGTATAAAATTTGAACACTCGCCGGGGTAGTTGCCGGTAATAAGATGCGGAACCGCtttaatattcaatataaaaattgaatatagcGTTACCGATGATTGTTGCCGGTATCTGTATGCAAAACTTAATGCTCGCCGACTACCTGTGTGGTCCTGAATATAAAAGCGCTACTCTGCAGTAGTTTCTAAAGATTGCATACTTGTTACTATTAAAAAGTGCCCCCGAGGTGTGCGATCACCAATTTCACTcatttaaatttgcaaatattctCTTgtctttcatttaatttttctaaaagttATTTGTACAGATTTTAAGCGAACGTTTTGTTTTCGTGAATTCGGGgcgtaaaaatatattttcaattcacCGCCCCTTCCTTTGGAGGTCTCTTCTGTGGGAAGGGTTTTCAACCCCAAATATAGGTAAACGCAGAGGGATAGGTATTCGGGGCCTGAGATCTCATATATCCATACTAGCTTTCCCGAAACCCATAAAAATCCCCCATTTTTAGATCAAAATCGTTGCATCGACTGATTTCGTTTTCGGGCCGCCGAGAACTTTAGATAATTAAACTGGAACCTGGTCACGGTTCTTATTCCCGAAGATCAAGGAAGAAAGTCGGCACGGTAAAGGAATTAAAATTGTATTAGACGTTTCAAAATTACTCAAATTCTATTGTATAATGGAAAGTTTGAAACATTGCCATAAATATGGCAAAAGATTATTGAGTTGACTTATGGAATCTATGTTGTCCATCGTTCAACAtaggatttttatattttaatttttatatatattaaaggtaaaaatataaaaaaattgtaattttttaaaattttcttttgtacATTAGTAGTATGGCTTTATTCGATTAGGAAGCATCTTTCTTTTTGTAGATCCATATCCAGGTATACGGAACGTAGAAAAATTTTAACGCGTTTACGACTGACCGTCACGCCGGAAAATCCTTCGGGAACATCTACTGACGTAATTACGAGCGACTTATAACAGCGTGGTAACCCCTTCATTTGTGAAGTATGATAAACTGTTGCTCATCTACCGTCCGGAGATTTGCCTCCATGATTTATGCTAATACAATGGACCTACCTCAAAGTATCCTCTACTAAACGCTCTATTAGGCTTAAGTTAATTACGAGACTACCTTCCTGTGGGCTGGTTCAACACGGTTGTTACCATATTACGATACATATATTACGTCCGTAACGATGCGAGGGATTTCTGAATTAAATTTGACCGATTGATGCTGGTAAGAAACTTCGCCAACatgtttatttcaatattttataaaataacaagtAGGGTGAGGGGTTTTCTAAGGTTAATACGATACTAATGGTACATTGAAccttctttaatttctttcaattatcggattatatgaaatttgtggCGTCGGTCACGGGTGACCCCTACGATAGTTGCCATCCATAGTTTCGTAGAAACCGTAAAATCAGCCAACAAGCATAGTTAGGTGGTCGAAGCGGCAGCCGAAAACCGAAGTAACTTCCAAACTAGTCCTTATTTGTGACTTtgtccctttctttgaaatctgACGAATGATTAGCGATTACGTCCCCGAAATGGTATATCGGAGCGTGCACAAATAACTAGGCGGCATGTCGGTACGTTCAAACGCGCCAAGTATGAGAAACTGGAGTCAGGGGAAAATAAAGTTATTGTCCATAATCGGTTTTGTATCCGGAAGACATCGACGGACCCGTTGGTGGTCGTCcttctatatttattttatattaatattcagaCACCGTAGCATGTCCGAATATAGGtaccaaattttaacaaatatttttaaagtgatatttcaaattcacataggcctttttttaattttttgtttcattgtttcaagaaataaattcataaaaatcGCTTGTATTATTCGATAGTTAATAATAATCCTTGGTGTTTAAACATAAATAGGAACGAAACGATGTCGGCTCAGCCAGAAAGGACAAAATAAGGAATTTGAAAGCGGAACCGGATAATGTGGTAATTGTATTCTGAGAATCAGTTCGGCACGCACCCCTTAACAAGCTTCGATGAGTCTTCTCCTGTCTGGTTCTAGACACGGCAACTCGGAATGCATAGATGAATGGTTAGCTCGTTGTGGTATACAACTTTTTGATGTATGTTTTTGATAGCACGTGATTTCTGTTTAGGAACACAGGTGTCAGAGTCATGGCTGTCACAATTCGTCTAACCAGTTATGATGGCATAGCGAAAAATTAGATCACCCCGATTGGAGATtttttaatgaacaaaattgGAGCAACTATTGTAAGGGTCATCAGTGGCTGGCATcacaaatttaattcaataactacaagaaattagaagaaaagaatttcaGAACCTTCGTTATCAATCAAGAAATCAATTTACTGTTTCAGAAGATACACCTCTGtctaatgaattattaatgaaatggaaaatcctaggaaaagaagagaaaatggGAGGAGATGAAGTGAAATAAATGGTAATAATTCGATTTCTAGACCTACATTTGTCTGCAAAAGCTTACATCTCTATtgctaaatgcatattcattgAATAGGCCTGGCCATGTAGTCGAACTTCGTGGAGGGTCAGACAGATAGCGTCATACGGTGCTCTCATAAATTATCGCTAGTTGCCGGGTAACATGTTATTTGCCACCGAGCTCACAAATGAGTACATTTTGTATTTAATTACTCGACTCACGCCCAGGGCGCATCCTCACCATCGGACCTACCTCGGCCATTTTGGCTCCAGGCCTTCTGTTGCTTCAGTTTTTGTCTCTCTCAGTTTCCCTTTTTTTCATCTTATCAAAgttctgttttgtttttttcttcattattctACTCCTTATAATCGTGGAATACAAGAAATTAATTAgtgatttcaattaatttattgtaTTGGGTATCAATACACTGCTGATGAAAAGAAATGCaactgataattaattttttttttatttatttagaaaagtAGATGCtattaagaaaatttcatattaatttatttcaaatttaactaAGACCAATTAAGAGAAAAATTGGGAATTCTTTAGCAAGGTTCTGACGAGCAAAGACAGGATGAGTGGGTTGAACAGCTACAACCACCATGGGTAAGCAGGTAAGCAAAAAGATGAAAACAGAAGGTCGAAAGCGAGATAATGTTGTAGGTGAACCGAGCAAGGATAGGCACAGACAAGCGTGCATTTCGTAGTCCTAATTATTGGTTCCGTCCCAGTTCCGTTCTAAAACAAGAAGATAATAGATGGAagcaatcaatttttaaattgcacCCTAATTCGACGGACGAATACTCTCGCGTGAAAATCGCACAACTATTTAGATGTAACAAAAAACATTTCTTTGAGAAATCCCtatcaattattattcaattttttacatttctttttgtACCTTGATCTACAAATCATTTAAGACGTTAAATTTACAGAATGGGTACCGAAGATCCTATCTATCGTGGGAGACAAAAAATTCAGCATTTACCGATCGCACGATTGTTCTCGTTAAAGGTATGAAAAGTACTAAAGGTTTTTAAGCATGGGATTATCGTGTCGCTACTTAGGAAGAATTTTAGGACGACGGCGGGACGATCCCGAAATCCAACACGGCTGCGTCCGAAGGGAATGACAGAGATCGGGTTGCTTCGGACCACCGTCGTGCTCGCCGCAAACTTTATCCTACCTGTTTTCGCTAATTGAGCGAGTAAAAATGTAACTGGACCTTACGCCCCTGAGGTATTTGCACCCTTTTCAAGATACGATCCGTTCTTTTCCCAAGGTAAATTTGCGCTGGACCGCGTTCCTCATTGCAGCCGGTTCCATTCCATCATCCCTTCAATACTTATTGCTTAAAGGTATTTATCCATTCAATTTTTCTCAATATTACTATTCAGATTCATctaatgataattaaatgaaattctcccaattaattaaaaatgtgcgTTTGATAAGAATCTCAAGTGGACCATGAAACATTCCATATATTAAAAATCTTCAtacaatttaatcaaataatctCGATATTCCATTTAAATCCTCAATTGAAATGCATAGTGTGCTTCAAATCGTTACATTTATCCAGTAAACTTTCCCTGAACGAACAAAGTACTACAATTTGCTTCTTGAAGAAGACCATTTTTCAATATAATCTTCAACGAATTACCGATGAAGTATATCAACCAACAGGTAGTTGGTCACGGTTGGGCCAACTTCGCGTGGAACGTATAGGTGTGCATAATGTGCAGTGAACAGAGCTTGCACATGTCCATACACATGCATTCGAAAGGGCCTAACGTAATGGCTGTGTACATGATCGTGTAGGTTGGAGGCGCCGATGCCACCTGTTGCACTAGCCATTCGCATACTCCGACCTGGTTGGCCCTACTTCATGGTAAAAGTGGTGGGGACACCAGACGAGTGTTCATTGGTCAGACGGCACGTGCTGCACGAGGGTGCCTCGCTCCGAAAACGCATAAATTCCCCGCCACTGTGCCTGCCGACTTCAGAAACACCCCGACAGCCGAGTCGGTATGTGCACACAGAGAACCTGAAGAGAATCATCGTGAAACGATCAAGAGAATTCTACTTCTATCGCGAATTCTATCTAAGAAGACTACGTTCGAACAGAATAATCTAATCGTGATTCCGTGACGACACAGTGGAAATACAGTGAAGGAATCGACGAAGAAGGTTCACATACCTGTTCAAGTGAACGTATCATCTTCAATTTCGGTGCGATGGAATTGCAGGAGATGTTTCGTTACGGATACATGTTCCCACCTAGAGAAGACGAAGTTGTATCCTGCACCTACCTGGACTTACCGAGTTATCCTTATTCGAAGAGCAAGACTGATCTCCCTCCGGTAAGCACGATCACGGTACCCCAGTGCATCGTCTATGACGGGAATCACAGTGACGGCTGGCACACGCCAAGTCCAACTGCCAGTCTCAGATCGGTTAGTCCTGCCACGACCCTATCCGAACCTGACACGATCACCACTTCGGTTACCTACCGTATCCTAGGCTCGGTGGATGAATTGAACAAGAGGTACACCACGAAGAGGAATCAATCCGCAATGGGCACCGAGACGAAGCATAATACGAACATGGTGGATCTAACGGAGGAAGTAAATAGTATGGACGCGGACACCGATGGAACCGGGGATGTCGAGATCGAAACGGATCACGAGAAGGCACAATCGTGTCGAGGTAGTGTGATCAGCAATTCTAGTAGTTTCTCAGATAGAATCGTGGACGCTGATAGCGAAGACGAGGCTGAGATGAGCGACAGTCCAGATCACGTGGGATCCGGAAACGGAGGCAGTGGTGTTAGAAGAAGAGGTAAATACGTGAACTCGACGATCGTTAGGAAACGCAGACTGGCGGCGAACGCAAGGGAAAGAAGACGAATGCAGAATTTGAATAAAGCCTTCGACAGACTGAGGGCTTATCTTCCATCTTTGGGCAACGATAGACAATTGTCCAAATACGAAACTCTCCAAATGGCACAGTCTTATATCACAGCTCTGTACGATTTGTTGCAATGagaatgaattattttcccacgtgaaaatatatttttaagataTTCCGAACTGtgttaatgaaattaatgaaaaattgaggTATTAGGTTCTTTTGTGATTCTCAGATTGATATTGTTTATCGTTTATTGTGACGAATGGACAGTTTCATAA encodes:
- the ato gene encoding atonal, producing MELQEMFRYGYMFPPREDEVVSCTYLDLPSYPYSKSKTDLPPVSTITVPQCIVYDGNHSDGWHTPSPTASLRSVSPATTLSEPDTITTSVTYRILGSVDELNKRYTTKRNQSAMGTETKHNTNMVDLTEEVNSMDADTDGTGDVEIETDHEKAQSCRGSVISNSSSFSDRIVDADSEDEAEMSDSPDHVGSGNGGSGVRRRGKYVNSTIVRKRRLAANARERRRMQNLNKAFDRLRAYLPSLGNDRQLSKYETLQMAQSYITALYDLLQ